A single window of Syntrophus aciditrophicus SB DNA harbors:
- a CDS encoding phosphatase PAP2 family protein, protein MNSLRNRLKTRILVVAASLAFTLWVFIEVAEEVWEGEAGVFDRSILLSLHTSSGPDNVLGPIWLQAVARDVSALGSITVLGIIVAVVTLFLLLTGRRMIAMFLLLASTSGGLATFLLKAVFNRPRPELFQHGDYVISASFPSGHAMIAALVYLTLGALMAQVMPIRKLKVYVMTVMLALTVIIGASRVYLGVHWPTDVLAGWFAGASWALGWWIIAEFYKVKSGSRV, encoded by the coding sequence TTGAATTCTCTGCGAAATAGACTGAAGACCAGAATTCTCGTAGTCGCCGCGTCTCTTGCATTTACTTTATGGGTTTTTATAGAAGTGGCTGAAGAGGTTTGGGAAGGTGAAGCAGGAGTGTTTGATCGCTCCATTTTACTAAGTCTGCACACGTCCAGTGGCCCAGACAATGTGCTTGGGCCAATATGGCTGCAGGCAGTGGCACGTGACGTCTCAGCGCTGGGCAGCATTACAGTGCTGGGCATTATCGTAGCAGTTGTTACCCTCTTTCTTCTTCTTACCGGCAGGCGCATGATTGCGATGTTTTTACTGTTGGCCTCCACGAGCGGGGGGCTAGCAACATTCTTGCTCAAGGCGGTTTTCAACCGGCCCCGACCAGAGCTTTTTCAGCATGGAGACTATGTAATTTCGGCTAGTTTTCCCAGCGGACATGCAATGATTGCTGCTTTGGTATATCTGACGCTGGGAGCCTTGATGGCGCAGGTAATGCCGATACGCAAGCTCAAAGTGTATGTCATGACCGTCATGCTGGCGCTGACCGTAATTATCGGTGCCAGCCGTGTTTATCTAGGCGTACATTGGCCAACTGACGTGCTGGCTGGTTGGTTTGCAGGTGCATCATGGGCGCTCGGTTGGTGGATCATTGCTGAATTCTACAAGGTCAAATCGGGGAGCCGGGTTTGA
- a CDS encoding diacylglycerol kinase: MKGQSFYKRVGFALCGLKMAARREKSFRTHLVAAAAVLIVLYVTQPGIIWWTIIALTVGFVLVTELLNTAFETLADQLCPEEHSGIGAAKDIAAGAVLVASLIGIIVGLVFILNWIGI; the protein is encoded by the coding sequence TTGAAAGGACAATCATTTTACAAGCGAGTGGGTTTTGCCCTGTGCGGTCTGAAGATGGCGGCGCGGCGGGAGAAGAGCTTTCGCACTCATCTGGTGGCTGCTGCGGCAGTTCTGATTGTCCTTTATGTAACGCAGCCGGGAATCATTTGGTGGACAATAATAGCGTTAACGGTGGGTTTTGTTCTGGTAACGGAACTTCTTAACACTGCTTTTGAAACGTTGGCCGATCAGTTGTGTCCCGAAGAGCATTCCGGGATTGGTGCGGCAAAAGACATCGCTGCCGGAGCTGTTCTCGTTGCCAGCCTGATCGGCATCATAGTCGGTTTGGTCTTCATTCTTAACTGGATAGGTATATGA
- a CDS encoding YciI family protein — protein MNKVFLVLYSPGPAWIPGLSIFEQHLESHGNYVWKLHQEGKAKMGGPFLDSSGGATLLELEGGIEEARAIAEHDPCVISGIMTVAVHPWHTIKWEQYGQKQL, from the coding sequence TTGAACAAAGTATTTCTGGTTCTTTATTCACCCGGCCCTGCCTGGATTCCCGGCCTCTCAATCTTCGAACAGCATCTGGAGTCTCACGGCAACTATGTTTGGAAACTCCATCAGGAAGGCAAAGCAAAAATGGGCGGTCCCTTCCTGGACAGCAGCGGAGGAGCCACTCTGCTTGAATTGGAAGGCGGCATAGAGGAAGCCCGTGCGATCGCCGAACATGATCCATGTGTCATTTCAGGGATCATGACGGTCGCCGTCCACCCCTGGCATACCATCAAGTGGGAGCAGTATGGCCAGAAGCAATTATAA
- a CDS encoding heavy metal translocating P-type ATPase, with protein sequence MNADSKAEEDRHVDPVCSMVVSSDSEYYYDYKEKHYYFCSEHCLRKFKEHPEQYLNKEISPSPEKYNKLITCTCPMHPEIKQQGPGNCPKCGMALEPVEVQAAATKTVYTCPMHPEVVQDHPGNCPKCGMALEPVKFRVEEKNEELIYMSRRFWVCTILALPVFFLAMVADMMPAWLPNWLSMQAVQWIEFALASPVVLWGGWPFFVRGWQSVQTWNLNMFTLIALGVSVAWIYSVVALLFPQIFPLIMQMESGLVPVYFEAAAVITTLVLLGQVLELRARSRTNAAIQMLLGLAPNTARIVRNDGTEEDVPLEHVQPGDTLRVRPGEKIPVDGTVIDGESNVDESMVTGEPIPVAKLAGEKLIGATVNGTGSLLMRAEKVGSDTLLAQIVDMVAEAQRSRAPIQKLADIVAGYFVPAVVGVAVVAFIAWWVWGPEPRLAHSIVNAVAVLIIACPCALGLATPISIMVGTGRGALAGVLIKNAEALEIMEKVDTLVVDKTGTLTEGKPKLVLVQAEAGFNEDEILRMAASLERASEHSLAEAIVHGAEERGVTLVKANNFQSITGKGVTGEVDGHTVVAGNAKLLESSGIRAGDLLHQADRQRVEGNTVMLIAINGKAAGLIGVADPIKDSTTEAIRDLHADGIKIVMLTGDSLTTAKAVAGKLGIDQVHAEVLPEQKAELIKELQADGCIVAMAGDGINDAPALAQAQVGIAMGTGTDVAIESAGITLIKGDLRGIVRARRLSRATMRNIRQNLFFAFIYNTIGIPIAAGVLYPFFGILLSPMIAAAAMSFSSVSVIGNALRLRGAKL encoded by the coding sequence ATGAATGCTGACTCAAAAGCAGAAGAAGATCGGCACGTAGATCCTGTCTGTAGCATGGTGGTATCAAGTGACTCTGAATACTATTACGATTATAAAGAAAAACATTATTATTTCTGCAGTGAACATTGCTTGCGTAAATTTAAAGAACATCCAGAACAATATCTCAATAAAGAAATCTCCCCATCTCCTGAAAAATACAACAAGTTAATTACCTGCACATGCCCCATGCATCCTGAAATAAAGCAGCAGGGACCTGGCAATTGTCCCAAGTGTGGGATGGCACTGGAGCCAGTGGAAGTACAGGCAGCAGCGACCAAAACGGTTTACACCTGTCCCATGCACCCTGAAGTAGTACAAGATCATCCCGGCAACTGTCCCAAGTGCGGCATGGCACTGGAACCGGTTAAATTCAGAGTTGAAGAAAAAAATGAAGAACTCATCTACATGAGTCGTCGCTTTTGGGTCTGCACCATATTGGCACTGCCTGTGTTTTTCCTGGCCATGGTTGCTGATATGATGCCTGCCTGGTTGCCAAATTGGCTTTCGATGCAAGCAGTCCAATGGATTGAATTTGCGTTAGCCTCACCTGTTGTATTATGGGGGGGATGGCCATTTTTTGTTCGTGGCTGGCAATCCGTCCAGACCTGGAATCTTAATATGTTTACCTTGATTGCACTGGGTGTTTCGGTTGCCTGGATATATAGTGTAGTGGCCTTGTTATTTCCACAGATTTTCCCGCTTATCATGCAGATGGAAAGTGGATTGGTTCCCGTTTACTTTGAAGCTGCGGCAGTAATCACGACCCTGGTGCTTCTGGGGCAAGTACTTGAATTACGTGCACGCTCGCGAACCAATGCGGCCATTCAGATGTTACTCGGACTCGCTCCAAATACGGCACGCATTGTTCGAAATGATGGAACAGAAGAAGATGTCCCGCTGGAGCATGTACAGCCTGGAGATACCTTGCGTGTGCGTCCCGGCGAAAAAATACCAGTGGATGGTACGGTCATCGATGGTGAAAGTAACGTGGACGAATCCATGGTCACCGGAGAACCGATCCCGGTGGCAAAGTTAGCCGGTGAGAAACTCATCGGCGCGACGGTAAATGGGACGGGCAGCTTATTAATGCGGGCTGAAAAAGTCGGTTCCGATACATTGCTTGCACAAATTGTTGATATGGTGGCCGAAGCACAGCGTTCTCGAGCACCCATTCAAAAATTAGCAGATATCGTGGCAGGTTATTTTGTACCAGCTGTGGTTGGTGTCGCCGTGGTTGCATTTATCGCCTGGTGGGTGTGGGGTCCGGAACCGCGCCTGGCACATTCCATTGTTAATGCTGTTGCTGTCCTTATCATCGCTTGCCCATGCGCACTGGGGCTTGCTACCCCAATTTCTATCATGGTGGGAACTGGGCGTGGCGCGCTTGCCGGAGTTTTAATAAAAAATGCTGAAGCATTGGAGATCATGGAAAAAGTCGACACTCTGGTTGTGGACAAGACTGGTACGCTGACCGAAGGAAAACCAAAGTTGGTCTTGGTGCAGGCGGAAGCAGGGTTTAACGAAGACGAAATATTGCGTATGGCTGCAAGCCTCGAACGCGCCAGCGAACATTCCTTGGCGGAAGCAATCGTACATGGAGCGGAAGAGAGGGGGGTTACGCTGGTTAAGGCCAATAACTTTCAGTCGATTACTGGAAAGGGCGTTACAGGCGAAGTTGATGGACATACAGTTGTGGCCGGCAACGCAAAGCTGCTGGAAAGTTCAGGTATCAGAGCGGGAGACTTATTGCACCAAGCGGACAGGCAACGCGTCGAAGGAAACACGGTTATGTTGATTGCTATTAATGGAAAAGCAGCAGGTTTAATTGGCGTTGCTGATCCCATCAAAGACTCAACAACAGAAGCCATTCGCGATTTGCATGCCGACGGTATCAAGATAGTGATGCTTACCGGTGACAGTCTTACCACAGCGAAAGCCGTTGCAGGTAAATTGGGGATCGACCAGGTGCATGCCGAAGTATTGCCTGAACAGAAAGCCGAACTAATTAAGGAGTTGCAAGCAGATGGTTGTATCGTTGCGATGGCAGGTGATGGTATTAACGATGCCCCTGCGCTAGCACAGGCCCAAGTCGGTATCGCCATGGGCACAGGTACAGATGTGGCAATAGAAAGTGCAGGGATCACTTTGATTAAAGGCGACCTGCGGGGCATCGTCAGAGCCAGAAGGTTAAGCCGAGCCACCATGCGTAATATCAGGCAGAACTTATTTTTTGCCTTTATTTATAACACCATCGGCATTCCCATTGCTGCGGGAGTGTTATATCCATTCTTCGGGATACTGTTATCACCAATGATCGCGGCTGCTGCAATGAGCTTCAGCTCAGTCTCCGTCATAGGAAATGCACTTCGATTACGAGGAGCAAAGCTTTAG
- a CDS encoding DUF2231 domain-containing protein, protein MTLYTAEELKLGDGKNGRPILFAYGGNVYEVSPESKLWKNGLHMGRHVAGTDLTKDMENSPHGIDALSKAQLVGKIVASPLPSIEHPPAWVNLLLSKHPHPVSSHFPIALSVTAALFSIVSILFDLRIMELASFFNLVVATTVMPFTILTGYLSWRYNYRRKNSFEFKAKILLSILLPFSMLGVLCLFGYQYFFTESYPTGPIHALYHVLVICTALNVVALGYFGGRITFPERR, encoded by the coding sequence ATGACACTCTATACTGCCGAAGAACTTAAACTGGGCGATGGAAAAAACGGACGGCCTATTCTTTTTGCTTACGGAGGCAATGTATACGAAGTATCTCCAGAAAGTAAGCTATGGAAGAATGGGCTTCATATGGGCAGACACGTGGCCGGAACGGATCTCACAAAAGACATGGAAAATTCTCCGCATGGTATAGATGCCCTGTCCAAAGCTCAGTTGGTAGGAAAGATAGTCGCCAGTCCTTTGCCATCAATTGAACATCCTCCTGCGTGGGTTAACCTATTGCTTTCCAAACATCCCCATCCCGTATCCTCGCATTTCCCTATCGCACTCTCTGTCACTGCTGCGCTGTTTTCAATTGTCAGTATCTTATTTGACTTACGGATCATGGAGCTGGCTAGTTTCTTCAATCTGGTTGTAGCAACAACGGTAATGCCTTTTACAATCCTGACAGGTTATCTCAGCTGGCGTTACAATTACCGTCGTAAAAATTCATTTGAATTCAAGGCAAAGATCCTCTTGTCTATTCTTCTTCCATTTTCCATGCTGGGCGTCCTTTGTTTATTTGGATACCAATACTTTTTTACCGAGTCATATCCTACAGGGCCGATTCATGCACTTTATCATGTGCTGGTAATATGTACGGCCCTGAATGTTGTCGCACTTGGCTATTTTGGCGGCCGCATTACATTTCCTGAGAGACGTTGA
- a CDS encoding dienelactone hydrolase family protein — protein sequence MKRIMVISLIIAGVLTIANTAVAAHKIIGRNVEYTAGGITMKGYLAYDGKVQGKHPGVLVVHEWWGQNTYVRKRVRMLARLGYTVLALDMYGEGRTAQHPDDAGRFASEVMKNFPVAKERFLAALEFLKKQPTVDPDRIAAIGYCFGGGVVLNMARQGVDLKGVASFHGSLAVVKPDQPTPIKAAVRVYNGADDKFSTPEQIEAIKKEMAEQKVNFKFVNYRGAVHSFTNPEATEIGKKFKMPLAYNAKADKESWADMRQFLKVIFTK from the coding sequence ATGAAGCGCATCATGGTTATATCTCTTATTATCGCGGGCGTGCTTACGATCGCCAACACTGCCGTCGCTGCGCATAAGATCATTGGCCGGAACGTTGAATACACGGCTGGCGGCATAACGATGAAAGGGTACCTGGCCTATGACGGAAAGGTCCAAGGAAAACATCCGGGTGTGCTCGTCGTCCATGAGTGGTGGGGACAGAACACCTACGTCCGCAAACGAGTCCGCATGCTGGCGCGGCTTGGCTATACGGTCTTGGCGCTCGATATGTACGGCGAAGGCCGGACCGCACAGCATCCAGATGATGCCGGCAGGTTCGCTTCCGAGGTGATGAAGAACTTTCCCGTAGCCAAGGAACGGTTCCTGGCAGCATTGGAGTTCCTGAAGAAGCAGCCGACCGTGGACCCTGACCGGATCGCAGCCATTGGCTACTGCTTCGGAGGAGGCGTCGTTCTGAACATGGCGCGCCAGGGCGTGGACCTGAAGGGTGTTGCAAGCTTCCACGGCAGTCTGGCGGTAGTAAAGCCCGACCAGCCAACGCCTATCAAGGCAGCAGTGCGTGTTTATAACGGAGCTGACGACAAGTTTTCCACGCCCGAACAGATCGAGGCGATCAAGAAAGAGATGGCCGAGCAGAAGGTGAACTTCAAGTTCGTGAACTACCGCGGTGCAGTACACAGCTTCACGAACCCCGAAGCCACAGAGATCGGCAAGAAGTTCAAGATGCCCCTTGCCTATAACGCCAAGGCGGATAAGGAGTCCTGGGCGGACATGAGGCAGTTCCTGAAGGTGATATTCACAAAGTAG
- a CDS encoding phospholipase D-like domain-containing protein gives MRGTIQVDNREQDILAEMRVLANQAFSRAAGAPLVEGNHVRLLKDASENYPAWLNAIGGAKHHIHIENYIIREDDTGHLFADALIAKAKEGVRVRLIYDWMGGFGKTSQRFWDRLYLGGVEVRCYNPPRLDSPLGWLSRDHRKMLAIDGKIGFITGLCIGQMWEGIPEKGIEPWRDTGVEVRGIAVADVEQAFAQVWALMGEPIPEHEIVKREALCRAGDMSMRVVASMPTTAGMFRLDQLIVALARKRLWLTDAYYAGTSAYVQALRAASKDGVDVRLLVPNGTDIPILRLLARAGYRPLLEAGVRIFEWNGTMLHAKTAIADEGWARVGSTNLNVASWFGNCELDAVVEDESFVQEMEEMYLQDLTNATEIVLDAKLKVCAPGEPHLTHKAMKRGGGSVGRAAAGTIRVSNVIGAAFTDRRVLEPFEARLMTVVGTCLLVLASLFAYFPRGLAYPVLIIFVWFGVALLYRSYKLHLKGKQTKASDTSRKL, from the coding sequence ATGAGAGGCACTATACAAGTCGACAACCGTGAGCAGGATATCCTGGCAGAGATGCGCGTCCTCGCTAACCAAGCCTTCTCACGCGCTGCCGGTGCTCCTCTCGTCGAAGGAAATCATGTTCGACTGCTCAAAGACGCGAGTGAGAATTATCCGGCGTGGCTTAATGCCATCGGCGGCGCGAAACATCACATCCACATAGAGAACTATATCATTCGTGAAGACGATACAGGACATTTGTTCGCTGACGCTCTGATTGCAAAAGCCAAGGAAGGCGTACGCGTGCGGCTAATCTACGATTGGATGGGTGGATTCGGCAAAACTTCTCAGCGGTTCTGGGACCGCTTATATCTGGGAGGGGTCGAGGTTCGTTGTTACAATCCGCCGCGTCTTGACAGCCCGCTCGGTTGGCTCTCACGCGATCACCGCAAGATGCTCGCAATTGATGGAAAAATAGGCTTCATAACAGGCTTGTGCATCGGGCAGATGTGGGAAGGCATCCCTGAAAAGGGTATCGAGCCGTGGCGTGACACCGGAGTCGAAGTGCGTGGGATTGCCGTCGCAGACGTCGAGCAAGCATTTGCGCAAGTCTGGGCTTTGATGGGTGAGCCGATCCCTGAACATGAAATAGTCAAAAGAGAAGCGCTTTGTCGGGCCGGCGATATGAGTATGCGCGTTGTGGCGAGTATGCCGACGACGGCCGGCATGTTCCGCTTAGACCAACTCATCGTCGCGCTCGCCAGAAAGAGGCTGTGGTTAACGGATGCTTACTACGCGGGGACGAGCGCCTACGTGCAGGCGCTGAGAGCGGCATCGAAGGACGGAGTTGACGTGCGCCTGCTTGTGCCGAACGGAACAGACATCCCTATTTTGAGACTTTTAGCCAGGGCAGGTTATCGCCCGCTCCTGGAGGCGGGAGTTAGGATCTTTGAGTGGAACGGCACGATGCTGCATGCGAAAACGGCAATAGCCGACGAAGGCTGGGCACGTGTCGGATCGACGAATCTGAACGTTGCCAGTTGGTTCGGCAATTGCGAATTGGACGCTGTGGTCGAAGACGAATCTTTCGTGCAGGAGATGGAAGAGATGTACCTTCAGGATTTAACGAATGCGACAGAAATCGTCCTGGACGCAAAACTGAAGGTGTGCGCGCCGGGTGAGCCGCACTTGACGCACAAGGCAATGAAAAGAGGCGGTGGGAGTGTCGGAAGAGCAGCAGCCGGAACGATTCGTGTGAGTAACGTTATCGGCGCAGCATTCACCGATCGGCGCGTCTTGGAGCCCTTTGAGGCGCGCTTGATGACAGTTGTTGGAACTTGCTTACTGGTATTAGCCAGCCTCTTTGCATACTTCCCGCGTGGGCTTGCGTACCCAGTGTTAATTATTTTCGTTTGGTTTGGTGTCGCTCTGCTTTACAGAAGCTATAAGTTGCATCTCAAAGGCAAGCAAACAAAAGCATCGGATACAAGCAGAAAACTGTGA
- a CDS encoding pentapeptide repeat-containing protein, translating into METEKLLKILREGPEIWNQLRSENPQPFIDLSGTNLSGTNLNRVNLSGTSLRKADLCKAYLNGANLSKADLNGANLEKAELIGANLSKANLKKADLSGADLDGANLSGANLWMADLIGTNLWKANLQGVNLGGANLRKACLSGADLREAYLFKANLWKASLHETDLHGANLNDAYLSLADLSRANLSNATLRMADLSGANLQEVNLCHAVVVQADLKYAKLKHCRIYGISAWGVEINEYTEQRDLIITPINQSSITVDNLEVAQFIDLLLNNVKIRHIIDAITSKVVLILGRFSKERKTVLDALREELYRRDLTPIILDFEKPASRDITDTVETIARMSKFVIADLTDPSSIPHELTAIVPLLRKTPVIPLRHVGSGDYSMFDELKNYSWVLKIHEYDDAGSLRSNLPMVIAPADQMAEKLRK; encoded by the coding sequence ATGGAGACAGAGAAACTACTCAAGATTCTGAGGGAGGGGCCAGAAATTTGGAATCAGTTGAGATCCGAAAATCCACAGCCGTTCATTGACCTCAGTGGCACAAACCTCAGCGGGACAAACCTCAACAGGGTTAATCTCAGTGGGACAAGCCTCAGGAAGGCAGACCTCTGTAAAGCATATCTTAACGGTGCAAACCTGAGCAAGGCAGATCTCAACGGGGCAAATCTAGAGAAGGCGGAACTCATAGGAGCCAATCTCAGCAAGGCCAACCTCAAGAAGGCAGACCTCAGCGGTGCGGACCTTGACGGGGCTAATCTCAGCGGGGCTAACCTCTGGATGGCAGATCTCATTGGTACAAACCTCTGGAAGGCCAACCTCCAAGGGGTAAACCTCGGCGGGGCAAACCTCAGAAAGGCATGTCTCAGTGGAGCGGACCTCCGAGAGGCATACCTTTTTAAAGCGAACCTCTGGAAGGCAAGCCTCCATGAAACGGATCTCCACGGGGCAAACCTTAACGATGCTTACCTCAGCTTAGCGGACCTCAGCAGGGCTAACCTCAGTAATGCAACTCTCAGGATGGCGGACCTCAGTGGGGCTAACTTGCAAGAGGTAAACCTCTGTCATGCGGTTGTGGTACAAGCTGATTTAAAGTACGCCAAACTCAAACATTGTAGAATTTATGGGATTTCGGCGTGGGGAGTAGAGATCAATGAATATACTGAGCAACGGGACCTGATCATTACCCCTATTAACCAATCATCGATCACCGTCGATAACCTCGAAGTTGCTCAGTTCATCGACCTTCTATTGAATAATGTAAAAATTCGCCACATTATCGACGCTATAACGTCAAAGGTTGTCTTGATTCTGGGACGGTTCAGTAAGGAGAGAAAGACTGTTCTGGATGCCCTACGGGAGGAACTTTATCGGAGAGACCTTACACCAATAATTCTTGATTTCGAAAAACCTGCCAGCAGGGACATAACGGACACCGTTGAGACCATAGCTCGGATGTCTAAGTTTGTTATCGCCGATCTCACTGATCCCAGCAGCATCCCGCATGAACTCACCGCAATCGTGCCTTTACTCCGGAAGACCCCTGTGATTCCGCTGAGACATGTTGGCTCGGGAGACTATAGTATGTTTGATGAACTGAAGAACTACTCTTGGGTTTTGAAGATCCACGAATACGACGATGCTGGTTCCCTACGCTCGAACTTGCCGATGGTAATTGCTCCGGCTGATCAGATGGCGGAGAAACTGCGTAAGTAA
- a CDS encoding PAS domain S-box protein: protein MYRNLFDNSPIGMFQYSHLENRLIRVNAAYAKMLGYESPEEMISTITDVTSQIHTDPQNYINTLATLEERDWFYAEQPLLQKDGSIIIAKVAVRKVLKPDGTIDYTDGFVEDITEQRRLEETEKKHLDEITDLYENAPCGYHSLAEDGTIIRINNTELRWLGYSRDEVIGKMKITDLLTPEGIEAFQQDFSLLKERGWVRDVEDKWIRKDGSVLDVIVNTTAIFDKNGNYLMNRCSAFDNTERKKAEEALERSEKLYRNLFENASIGMLQISLPENGILRVNKAFASMLGYDSPEDLMFNVTDPATQIQVDPANHDKALRILEQQNWIYSEQPCRRKDGSIMFANVAARKVSKQNDVDEYVEAIVEDITERKRAEEELRERIKELNCLYSIANVIEKADTIEEIFRNTADLMPSGFPYPEHMCARITYEDLEFKTANFQETPWQISANINVNGRLAGTVNVHYLKETSQRDGGPFLKEERDLIDAIADRLGKVAERKQMEEALIKNERELSIKAQNLADVNTTMKVLLNTMENDQEKLKERFLDNIKAQVLPYLKKLKNTSLDDTQKGLIKIAETNLDEIASPFVQKLTSNYLNLTKTEIQIASLVREGMTSKEIAELLNSNKRVIDFHRENIRKKLGLNNKKGSLAILLRSYS, encoded by the coding sequence ATTTATCGCAACCTGTTCGACAACTCTCCAATCGGCATGTTCCAATATTCCCATCTTGAGAACCGACTGATTCGGGTCAATGCCGCCTACGCCAAGATGCTGGGATATGAATCGCCGGAAGAAATGATTTCAACCATCACTGATGTCACCAGCCAAATCCACACTGATCCTCAGAATTACATCAATACGCTTGCAACTCTGGAAGAGCGGGACTGGTTTTATGCCGAGCAGCCGCTTCTCCAAAAGGACGGTAGCATCATAATCGCAAAAGTAGCGGTTCGTAAGGTTCTCAAGCCCGATGGGACGATAGACTACACAGACGGATTTGTGGAAGATATTACCGAGCAGAGACGGTTAGAAGAAACAGAGAAGAAGCACTTGGACGAGATAACCGACCTGTACGAGAACGCTCCCTGTGGTTACCATTCTCTTGCGGAGGACGGGACGATTATCCGTATTAATAACACGGAACTGAGGTGGCTGGGCTATTCCCGAGATGAGGTCATCGGGAAGATGAAAATCACTGATTTACTGACACCTGAAGGAATAGAGGCATTTCAGCAGGACTTTTCTCTTTTAAAAGAGCGTGGATGGGTGCGTGATGTCGAAGATAAATGGATTCGCAAGGATGGCAGTGTGCTTGATGTGATTGTCAATACAACGGCTATCTTTGATAAAAATGGCAACTATCTGATGAATCGTTGTTCCGCATTTGACAATACCGAAAGAAAAAAGGCTGAGGAAGCTCTTGAGAGAAGCGAAAAACTGTATCGAAACCTGTTCGAAAATGCTTCAATCGGCATGTTGCAAATCTCACTCCCTGAAAATGGAATTCTCCGGGTCAACAAGGCCTTTGCGTCGATGCTCGGCTATGATTCTCCGGAGGACCTGATGTTCAACGTCACCGATCCAGCAACCCAGATTCAGGTCGATCCCGCCAATCATGACAAAGCCCTTCGCATTTTGGAACAACAGAACTGGATCTATTCAGAGCAGCCCTGTCGCCGCAAGGACGGGAGCATCATGTTTGCCAACGTGGCGGCTCGGAAAGTGAGTAAACAGAATGATGTTGACGAGTATGTGGAAGCAATCGTGGAAGACATCACTGAGCGGAAACGGGCAGAAGAGGAATTACGGGAACGAATCAAGGAACTGAATTGCCTGTATTCCATTGCTAATGTGATTGAGAAGGCAGATACGATAGAGGAAATATTCCGGAATACTGCCGACCTCATGCCAAGCGGCTTCCCTTATCCGGAACATATGTGCGCAAGAATCACCTATGAAGATCTGGAATTTAAAACTGCGAATTTTCAAGAGACCCCATGGCAAATATCGGCTAACATCAATGTCAATGGCAGGCTGGCAGGCACGGTGAATGTTCACTATCTGAAAGAGACTTCCCAGAGAGACGGAGGACCTTTTTTAAAAGAAGAGCGTGATCTGATCGATGCCATTGCCGACCGTTTAGGAAAAGTAGCTGAACGAAAGCAAATGGAGGAAGCTTTAATAAAAAACGAAAGAGAATTGAGCATTAAGGCGCAGAATCTGGCGGATGTCAATACCACGATGAAGGTCCTGCTGAATACCATGGAAAATGACCAAGAAAAACTGAAAGAGAGATTCCTTGACAATATCAAGGCACAGGTTCTGCCTTATCTGAAAAAACTCAAGAATACATCGTTGGACGATACTCAAAAAGGCCTCATTAAAATAGCAGAAACCAATCTTGATGAAATCGCTTCACCCTTTGTACAGAAATTGACCTCCAACTATCTGAACCTTACAAAAACAGAAATCCAGATCGCATCTCTAGTGAGAGAAGGCATGACATCAAAGGAAATAGCTGAGCTCTTAAATTCAAACAAGCGAGTCATCGACTTCCACAGAGAAAACATCAGAAAAAAGTTGGGGTTGAATAATAAAAAAGGGAGCCTTGCAATTTTGCTGAGGTCTTATTCATAA